In one Leptotrichia trevisanii DSM 22070 genomic region, the following are encoded:
- a CDS encoding type II toxin-antitoxin system RelE family toxin, protein MFENNKTYLSTKTDEFVKKRIKIYLENIAEDPRSKGKMLKANRKGQWRYRIGDYRVIVNIQDENLVILVLEVGHRKNIYNS, encoded by the coding sequence ATATTTGAAAATAACAAGACTTATCTATCTACTAAAACAGATGAATTTGTAAAAAAGAGAATAAAAATTTATTTAGAAAATATTGCAGAAGATCCACGCAGTAAAGGAAAAATGTTGAAAGCAAATAGAAAAGGACAATGGAGATACAGAATAGGAGATTACAGAGTTATTGTAAATATTCAAGATGAAAATTTAGTAATACTGGTGTTAGAAGTAGGGCATAGAAAAAATATCTATAATAGTTGA
- a CDS encoding Fic family protein codes for MYITVKQASEKWGISDRRVRVLCSEGKIPGAYQEGRTWKIPYDAIKPIDGRYKITGTLIPILEEKLSNLKARRPLTEGELERLNEEFLTEYTYNSNAIEGNTLTLRETDMILKGLTIDQKSLKEHLEVIGHKEAFEYVRKLVSENVEISEKIIKDIHYLVLADKKEDRGVYRRVPVRIMGAAHEPVQPYLIIPKMEELLEQYKNSKEDIVTKLARFHIEFEGIHPFIDGNGRTGRLLINLELMKEGYPPIDIKFTDRLRYYEAFDEYHVKHDISAMSDMFARYLNRRLDLYLSILD; via the coding sequence ATGTATATTACAGTTAAACAAGCTTCTGAAAAATGGGGAATATCTGATAGAAGAGTAAGAGTTTTATGCTCTGAAGGGAAAATACCTGGTGCATATCAAGAAGGAAGAACTTGGAAAATACCATATGATGCAATAAAACCAATTGATGGAAGATATAAAATTACAGGAACGCTTATTCCAATATTAGAAGAAAAATTAAGCAATCTTAAAGCAAGAAGACCTTTAACAGAAGGTGAACTGGAAAGATTAAATGAAGAATTTTTAACAGAATATACCTATAACTCAAATGCAATTGAAGGGAATACTTTAACTTTGCGTGAAACAGACATGATTCTTAAAGGGCTTACCATTGATCAAAAATCATTAAAGGAGCATTTGGAAGTAATTGGACACAAAGAAGCATTTGAGTATGTAAGAAAACTTGTTAGTGAAAATGTTGAAATATCTGAAAAGATAATTAAGGATATTCACTATTTGGTATTGGCTGATAAGAAAGAGGATAGAGGAGTATATAGGAGAGTTCCTGTTAGAATCATGGGTGCAGCTCATGAACCTGTACAACCATATCTAATTATTCCTAAAATGGAAGAATTATTAGAACAATACAAAAATAGCAAGGAAGACATTGTAACTAAGCTTGCCCGTTTTCATATAGAATTTGAAGGTATTCATCCTTTTATTGATGGAAATGGAAGGACTGGAAGATTATTAATAAATTTAGAACTTATGAAGGAAGGATATCCACCGATAGATATCAAGTTTACTGATCGGTTGAGATATTATGAAGCTTTTGATGAATATCATGTAAAGCACGATATATCAGCAATGTCAGATATGTTTGCTAGATATTTAAATCGGAGACTAGATTTATATTTATCTATTTTAGATTAA